The following nucleotide sequence is from Cytobacillus sp. IB215665.
GCTTTAGCTAGTATATTAAAACTTGATAACTAAATGATATTGTTAATTAATGTTCCAACTAACAATTATAACCATATAACAAAAGACAATTTTTGCATTCTTTGTTGCCTATAACCACTTACTCGAACACCTTGGCTTTTGCAAAATCTCGTATAATTAATATTTATTACAAATAACAACAAAGTTTATACCAAGGGCCTTAACCTAATCATTCATGTATATATAAACAATTGTTAGCCAAAATATAAATGATACTGACTCAATAAATCGAGTGTAGATGAAGATAAACCAAGTAACATGTTTCAATATAAATCGATTTTACTGAGTTAGTTTCTTTAGGATGATTTAAGGGGGGCTACTGATGGGTAAACGTAATAAATCCAAACGCTTCGTTCAACAAGGTGTTGACGCTGTTGAAAAACATGATGAACGGATCCCTTATCACACGACATATGCAGAGGCAGAGGAAAGACAAAAAATTTCAAATGTTAAAGAATCATCAATTGGTGGGGCATAGCGATGGGAAATCAATTGTTTCAACAAGCTCGAGAAGCAGTTCAATTAGCTGAACAGGCTGCTCAATCTGAAGATGCCGTATCAGCGGCAAAAAATGCATTGTCCTCAGCATATGCAAACTCAACGATTGCCGAAAAAAAGCAGTTAAGAGAGCTTCAAAATAGGTTAGACAATTTACAACATTAATTAATTGTTAAAATATTTATTTCGGTGTAAGGGTAGGAAATAAGCTAAAAAGTAGCTCTTGATTTCCTACCCTTTCTAATTGATTATTCTTTTCGAAATAAGCCAAAGATACCTGCTGTTTGAACAATATTAGTAAATGCATTCTCGTCGACCTTTTTGATGATTCTTTCTAAATCATACAATTCATACCTCGTGATTACGATAATCATCATTTCTTGACTTTCATTTGAAAAGCCACCCTTTGCAGGTACTGTCGTAATTCCCCTCACTAGCTTTGAGTGAATTGCCTCTTTTAGCTCATCTGCTTTTTTTGTAATGATCATCGCTGTTAGTTTTTCATGTCTAGTATGTATTGAATCAATCACTCTTGTCGCTACATATAAGGTCACTAACGTATATAGTGCGTATTCCCAACCATATAAAGAACCGGTTGTTATAATGATTACGGCATTTAATGAGAAGAAATATACACCAATAGGGCGATCATTGATTTTAGATAAAACTAGCGTGATTATATCAAGACCACCTGTAGAAGCGCCATATTTCAATGTGAAACCAATTCCTACTGCTTGAATGACTCCACCAAAAACTGCATTCAATAAAATATCTTCAGAAACATGAACGATAGGTAATATTTGAAGAAAGAATGACATCGATACGACACTTAAAAAACTATACAGGGTAAACCTTTTCCCTACTTTTTTCCAACCTAGGATCGCAACTGGCACATTTAGTAAGAACAGAAAAATACCTGTTGATATTTGAAATGGTGTGAATTGTCCAGTAATGCTCGATAGTAACTGCGAAAGACCTGCAAAGCCTCCAGCATAAATATTGGCAGGAATTAAAAAGAAATTAAGTGCTAATGCATTTAATAATGCACCTAAGATGACTATTACAAACTTTTTTACTTCATGCATAATTACTATGATTCCCCTTTATAAACTAAATTTCTACTCCCAAAACTTGAATATTCTAACGGTTCATTTTATGAAGCTGTACGTTTTATTTGTTGTTATTCTTAGTAAAATATAAACGATTAACTATATAAGTATAGTAGCTACAAATTCTAAATAAAGTGTCTTTATTAACTATTTTCACTGCTGTGATGTATTAAATTAAACATATTCTACCCAAACTTGCAATACTATAATTTCTTTTGTCATGATAAACTTATTGAGTAGGCTTAAATTTATTAATGTAGCAATTTATTTAAAGAGGTGCTTGGATGAATACAAATATTATTGCAGACAGCGGCAGTGACTTACCGCTTGATTTTTATCGGAATTCAAATGTAGATTTAGTTCCTTTATGTGTTAATGTTGATGGCACAGAATACGAAGATTTACTCTCTATCAAACCTAAGCAAGTATATGATGCGATGCGACAAGGAAAGGTAGCAAAAACATCACAAGCCAAGCCTAGCGAGCTAAGAAAACTATTCTTAAACTTAGCAAAACAGCAGAAATCATCAATTTATATCGCTTTTTCTTCTGAGCTGTCCGGCACATATCAAACAGCAATGTTAATGAGAGAGCAAGTTTTAGAAGAATACCCAAACTTTGAACTTACAATTATTGATTCAAAATGTGCTTCTTTAGGATACGGATTAATTGTAGAAAAGGCTGTAGAGCTATCAAAAACACTAGCATATCAAGATCTCATCGAAGCTATCCAGTTCCACTGTAAGCATATGGAACACATATTTACAGTTGATAACTTAGAATATTTGGCTCGCGGAGGAAGAGTTAGTAGAACCTCTGCTTTTGTAGGAGGTTTACTAAATATTAAGCCTTTATTGCATGTTGAGGATGGAAAGCTAATTCCATTAGAAAAAATTAGAGGTAACAAAAAAGTGATCAAACGTATGATTGATCTTATGAGAGAACGAGGAGTTGATTTATCAACTCAAACGATCGGTATCAGTCACGGAGATAATGAAGAGGGAGCACTATTGTTACAAGAAAAAATTAAAGATGAGTTTGGCTGCGATCAATTTTTAATCAATACAATAGGCTGTGCGATTGGAGCACATGCTGGACCAGGGACACTAGCGTTATTTTTCTTGAATGATAAGTATAGTTAATAAGCTACATACATTCTCACTAACGCGGACAAGCTAATATAGATTATAACTAAAGGCTCTTTTCCTTTCATTGTTGTTGCTATTGACTGTAACGAGAAAAAATTATCCAGTTATATCGCATACCAACAGTCAATTTGAAATCAGCCGATTTAAAAGGAGTGTCTCTTTATGCCGCATACGAGTGATAATGACAAAAAAGCAAAAGATAATAATGCACTGCACCACAAACAAAATTTACAAAAAGAACAAAACCGTAAACGTGGTGAACGCCAATATTCACAGGATACAGATCATAAATAAGCATTACAAACACTGCATTACATTTCCAAATTCCAAATAAAGAGTTATTACCCAACTCTCAGAGGCTGCCCTCTGAGGGTTTTCTGTTTAAACTAAATTAATGATAAAATTATAAAGGCTAGTAGTTATTCGTAATAATCTTCTATACAGCTAGAGGTTCGCAGTATCTTTGCTTGTCAAATTACTTAACTTGCTGTGCAAATTAAATAACAATAACATCTGTGTTTACAATATGAAAACAGCCATCACTCTATGAGTAAATGGCTGTTTTGTATGTTAGTTTTTCGTTAATCAACCAGTTGCTTTACTACTTGCTGAACCAGCTTGATTTAATCTTTCAATTAATCCAGAACCAAATTCAGGAGAAACAGGATTATGTTGATCTGATAAAATACCTTCTCGTAACTCGTAAGCTGTTGAACCATGCTCAGCAAAATCTAAACCGCCGATCTCTTCTTCACGAGATACTCTAATTGATCCAAGACGAGTCATAATGAATAGTGCAACACCTAATGTAGCAACGGTCCATACAATTACTGCTGTAATTCCTAAGGCTTGAATACCAAGTAATTGAACTCCACCACCGTAAACTAATCCTGCTTGAGTATCGAAGAAGCCAACTGCTAATGTTCCCCAAATTCCAGCAACTCCATGAACTGCGATTGCACCTACTGGATCATCAAGCTTCAACTTACGATCAATAAATTGTACTGCTTCAACTAAGATGATACCTGACACTAGTCCAATAATGATTGCACCAACTAAAGAAACGTTTGCAGTACCAGCTGTAATCCCTACTAATCCAGCTAAAGCACCATTTAAAGTTAATGAAGCATCAATTCTTTTATAGCGTAAGTTTGTGTAAAATGCAGATGCTAGAACACCGCACGACGCTGATAGTAAGGTAGTTGTTACAACATGAGGGATTAATTCTGGATCAGCTGCTAAAGTACTTCCTCCGTTAAAACCAAACCAACCAAACCATAAAATGAATACACCTAGTGCCCCTAGTGGGATATTATGACCAGGAATGACATTTACTTTACCCTCAGAGTATTTGCCAATTCTTGCACCAAGGAAGAATACTGCAACTACTGCACCAAGTGCACCTGTTAAATGAACAACTGTTGATCCTGCAAAATCAACGAAACCTAATTCAGCTAACCATCCGCCATTCCAAATCCAATGTCCAACTACAGGATAAATAAAACCAGTCATTAAAATCGTAATTAATAAATAGCTAGATAACTTAATTCTTTCTGCTACAGCTCCTGAAATAATCGTTGCACATGTTGCTGAGAAAACTGCCTGGAATAAGAAGAATCCAACGTCAGCCTCATGACCATTTAAGGCAAATCCACTAGTACCGATAAATCCACCTGCACTTGATCCGAACATAATTCCATATCCAACTAAAAAATAAAGCACTGATGCGATTGAAATCGTCAACATGTTCTTCATTAATATATTTAATGCATTTTTAGAACGTGTAAATCCACTTTCTACCATTGCGAAACCAGCATGCATAAAGAATACGAGCAACGCTGCAACCATGATCCACATCATATCCATCGATGATTGTAATGCAGTTGTGGTTGGACCTTCAGCAAAAGCAACAGACGACATGAATAAACTAATAATAAGTGTTAAAAGTGCTGTTCTTTTCATTCTTCTCAACTTAATCTCTCCCTTTCAATAGTGGTTTTATCGAATTATAGTATTGCTTGCTTTCCAGTTTCACCTGTACGAATCCTAACAGCATTTTCGATTGGTATGATAAAAATTTTCCCATCCCCTACACTGTTCGTTCGACATATCGATTGAATGATGTTAATGATTTCGTCTACCTTCTCGTTTTCAACGACCATTTCTACTTTAATTTTTGGTACTAATGTGATCTCGAATTTACTTCCCCTAAATACCCCTTTTTGACCTTTTTGCTTACCACATCCTGCAACCTCTGAAACAGTAAGTCCATTGACACCGATAGTTTCTAATTTATTGCGTAGATCCTGAAAGTGTTCAGGACGAAAGATCGCTTCAACTTTTTTCAATTTCATTTCCCCCTCTAACTCATATGTTACATAAGTTAACGTGACCTTGTTATATTATGTATCTTATTCTAAGTGAAGTTTCAGAAAAAAGCAACAACTTTTTTGAGTTTTATGTTAGAAAATATAACATGAGTTAATTTATACAAATAAAAGCATATTCTTCTGTGAAGCATATCGCTAAAATATTGACTACCTACTACTAGTGGAGATAATCTAGTAAAGGATATATTTTATGTATGCTCATTTAAAAATGAATAAAAGGAGTTTAATATTAATGAAAAAAAGGTTGCTTACTTTCCTATTTATACCATTCATCCTTATACATGGCGTATTAGTTCAAGCTGAAAATAATGAGGCTACAACTTTGGAGGATGAAACGATCTATTATGTAATAGTGGAGAAATTCTTTAATGGCGATACATCAAATGATCAAGAGGTTCCAAATGATGGTTATGGGGGTGACATACAGGGCGTTATACAAAAGCTCGAGTATATTGAAGAAATGGGTTTTAGTACTATATTATTATCACCCATTTTTAACAGCGACTTTAGTAACGATAACGAAAATCTCACTATCAAAGAATACTATGGTACGAAAGAGGATTTAATAGCGTTAGTAGACGAAGCTCATAAACGGAATATGAAGATAATTGTAGATGTTGAAACAACAATGGAAATGCCAAATAATATTGCGGAAACTTACATATCTTTGCAAGAAGAAACAGGTATTGATGGTTATCATATATTAAATATTGGCATGTACCCTAGTGATTTCTGGAAGGGTTTTATTAACGATATCAAATCAAGCAATCAAAATTTATTCTTGCTTGCAGATGAACTAACTATAGAATCTCAACTTGAAGACACGTATAACGGTATAGGTTTTGATGCAATTGTAAGTCGTTCCTATTACGAAGAAGCTTCTAGCAAATTTGTAACAATTGATCAACCACTTGATACAATTAATAATGTATTTAACGAAACAAATAACAAATCCGAAACGACAGTGAAAATGATCGATAGTCCTCAAACAGATAGATTTACAAGAAAAGCCACAGCACTGGATCAATATCCCGTTACAAGAATCAAACAAGCTTTGGTTCATTTGTATACAACCCCTGGTGCGCCTGTTGTATTATATGGAACTGAAATAGCATTAGATGGTGGTAATGGAATTCCTAATCAACTTCTAATGAATTTTCGAACTGAGAAAGAATTATATGAATATATAACTAAATTAAGTGAACTTAGAAGCACACTACCATCATTAACCTATGGAGACTTTGAAATGTTATATGAGGAAGATGGCATGCTAGTCATTAAGCGGACATATAAAGATGAAACTGCTATTGCTGTCATCA
It contains:
- a CDS encoding DUF3813 domain-containing protein — encoded protein: MGNQLFQQAREAVQLAEQAAQSEDAVSAAKNALSSAYANSTIAEKKQLRELQNRLDNLQH
- a CDS encoding YitT family protein produces the protein MHEVKKFVIVILGALLNALALNFFLIPANIYAGGFAGLSQLLSSITGQFTPFQISTGIFLFLLNVPVAILGWKKVGKRFTLYSFLSVVSMSFFLQILPIVHVSEDILLNAVFGGVIQAVGIGFTLKYGASTGGLDIITLVLSKINDRPIGVYFFSLNAVIIITTGSLYGWEYALYTLVTLYVATRVIDSIHTRHEKLTAMIITKKADELKEAIHSKLVRGITTVPAKGGFSNESQEMMIIVITRYELYDLERIIKKVDENAFTNIVQTAGIFGLFRKE
- a CDS encoding DegV family protein; protein product: MNTNIIADSGSDLPLDFYRNSNVDLVPLCVNVDGTEYEDLLSIKPKQVYDAMRQGKVAKTSQAKPSELRKLFLNLAKQQKSSIYIAFSSELSGTYQTAMLMREQVLEEYPNFELTIIDSKCASLGYGLIVEKAVELSKTLAYQDLIEAIQFHCKHMEHIFTVDNLEYLARGGRVSRTSAFVGGLLNIKPLLHVEDGKLIPLEKIRGNKKVIKRMIDLMRERGVDLSTQTIGISHGDNEEGALLLQEKIKDEFGCDQFLINTIGCAIGAHAGPGTLALFFLNDKYS
- a CDS encoding DUF3941 domain-containing protein → MPHTSDNDKKAKDNNALHHKQNLQKEQNRKRGERQYSQDTDHK
- a CDS encoding ammonium transporter encodes the protein MKRTALLTLIISLFMSSVAFAEGPTTTALQSSMDMMWIMVAALLVFFMHAGFAMVESGFTRSKNALNILMKNMLTISIASVLYFLVGYGIMFGSSAGGFIGTSGFALNGHEADVGFFLFQAVFSATCATIISGAVAERIKLSSYLLITILMTGFIYPVVGHWIWNGGWLAELGFVDFAGSTVVHLTGALGAVVAVFFLGARIGKYSEGKVNVIPGHNIPLGALGVFILWFGWFGFNGGSTLAADPELIPHVVTTTLLSASCGVLASAFYTNLRYKRIDASLTLNGALAGLVGITAGTANVSLVGAIIIGLVSGIILVEAVQFIDRKLKLDDPVGAIAVHGVAGIWGTLAVGFFDTQAGLVYGGGVQLLGIQALGITAVIVWTVATLGVALFIMTRLGSIRVSREEEIGGLDFAEHGSTAYELREGILSDQHNPVSPEFGSGLIERLNQAGSASSKATG
- a CDS encoding P-II family nitrogen regulator, producing MKKVEAIFRPEHFQDLRNKLETIGVNGLTVSEVAGCGKQKGQKGVFRGSKFEITLVPKIKVEMVVENEKVDEIINIIQSICRTNSVGDGKIFIIPIENAVRIRTGETGKQAIL
- a CDS encoding alpha-amylase family glycosyl hydrolase; the protein is MKKRLLTFLFIPFILIHGVLVQAENNEATTLEDETIYYVIVEKFFNGDTSNDQEVPNDGYGGDIQGVIQKLEYIEEMGFSTILLSPIFNSDFSNDNENLTIKEYYGTKEDLIALVDEAHKRNMKIIVDVETTMEMPNNIAETYISLQEETGIDGYHILNIGMYPSDFWKGFINDIKSSNQNLFLLADELTIESQLEDTYNGIGFDAIVSRSYYEEASSKFVTIDQPLDTINNVFNETNNKSETTVKMIDSPQTDRFTRKATALDQYPVTRIKQALVHLYTTPGAPVVLYGTEIALDGGNGIPNQLLMNFRTEKELYEYITKLSELRSTLPSLTYGDFEMLYEEDGMLVIKRTYKDETAIAVINNTSETKTVQLDTNMLEEGKELRGLLAGDLIRSEEQGYKVTIDREEAEIYVLAEKTGVNLPFMLMVFAVPTLFLLFLFVNKKVHNK